In one Kwoniella botswanensis chromosome 3, complete sequence genomic region, the following are encoded:
- a CDS encoding pentafunctional AROM polypeptide — MSVPSTSPLADVLKISILGNESIHCGFHLLPYIFSTITSNLPSSAYVLITDTNLSSIYLDDLKHAFNETGSKARFLVYEVAPGETAKSRKVKEEIEDWMLDQKLTRDTVVLAFGGGVIGDLTGFVAATFMRGVKFVQIPTTLLAMVDSAVGGKTAIDTPHGKNLIGAFWQPSYIFVDLAFLTTLPPREVSNGMAEVVKTAAIWKDDDFALLESRSAEISLAASTKPTTSSTAGRFASDRSHAQSLLLQVVSGSIYVKAHIVTIDERETGLRNLVNFGHTIGHAIEAVLTPAMLHGECVSVGIILEAEVARQLGILSQVAVGRLTRCLQAYGLPISLSDRRITSLPASSQLSVDRLLDIMRIDKKNSGPAKKIVLLSRIGKTYEERASVVADEVIRRVLCEAATVISGIPTKSPITMATPGSKSISNRALVLAALATGTCRIRNLLHSDDTAVMMNALVELKGAVFSWEDGGDTIVVEGGGGTLSAPAKGKELYLGNAGTASRFLTTVCAMVSGAASTEKSTIITGNARMKQRPIGPLVDALSANGAKIKYVESEGCLPLDIETDGFKGGHIKLAASVSSQYVSSILLCAPYAAEEVVLELTGGQVISQPYIDMTTAMMAQFGIAVQRKKDASGNLLDIYVIPKGTYKNPSDYSVESDASSATYPLAIAAITGTTCTISNIGSSSLQGDARFAKEVLEPMGCIVEQTLTSTKVTGPPVGQLRALGNVDMEPMTDAFLTASVLAAVANTPALPERQVEGLPPAASRIYGIANQRVKECNRIKAMRDQLAKFGVETDEFDDGIIVIGKAATSLARGASVHCYDDHRVAMAFSVLACIIEKTIIEEKRCVEKTWPNFWDDLQNKIGIPVEGVELETHKQASTSAKAVTPVDQPQSEHPIFIIGMRGAGKTYIGRLAADVLGGEFTDADDTFFEETKQSVADFVAANSWEEFRRVETEILGRYIQERKGNHVIALGGGVVETEVARQLLQSHVSKGGLVIHVTRALEDIDNFLSSIGNTASRPNWGETFADVFKRREPWYASCSSHEFYNVLEPVGGQSPQQHEQAMRRECGRFFNFIKGIDSNRPRLSADSPTAFLSLTFPDITPALAQIDELTEGADAVELRVDLLNPTGTAPTTPDLPPPSFVAKQLASLRLATSLPIVFSVRSKDQGGMAPSDQPALYQSMVELGIRSACEYVDLEVAWPTDLLQTVSRGKGKSHIIASWHDWTGSMAWDKQAVRSKYSLCSKYGDIVKIVGTAKTLTDNSKLSLFAEEINSQPGSKPLLAINMGSAGQLSRALNPILTPVTHELLPSRAAPGQLTVKQVLQIRNSIGLLPAKKFYLFGSPIAHSVSPTLHNTGFQSLGYPHQYGLHESDKVDQGVLDIIKSPEFGGASVTIPLKLDIIPHLDSVSEDVKIIGAVNTIVPQADGKLHGENTDWKAIYQATVSDLPANTKVGQSEGLVIGAGGTCRAAIYALYKVGIKTIYLFNRTLENALKVKDSFPSNYNIVVVDSFDKVVNPSVIISTVPGTSLVLPSSNDEGIKLPESLLGNGNGGVVIDLAYKPYRTALLELAEIAGKGRWKTVPGVEILVLQGLVQFQLWTGKRAPERKIRESVMSKYLGN; from the exons ATGTCCGTCCCCTCCACCTCCCCCTTGGCGGACGTCCTCAAAATCTCTATATTGGGGAACGAATCGATTCATTGTGGATTCCATTTACTCCCTTACATCTTTTCAACAATCACCAGCAATCTACCTTCATCAGCATACGTCTTGATCACCGATACCAACCTttcatctatctatctcgatgatctcaaaCATGCCTTTAACGAAACTGGCTCAAAGGCTAGATTCTTGGTATACGAGGTAGCTCCTGGAGAAACAGcaaaatcaagaaaggtaaaagaagaaatcgaagattGGATGTTAGATCAGAAACTTACTAGAGATACTGTCGTGTTGGCCTTTGGAGGTGGAGTTATTGGTGATCTGACGGGTTTCGTAGCTGCTACTTT CATGAGAGGAGTCAAATTCGTACAAATACCCACTACACTCTTAGCGATGGTGGACTCTGCCGTAGGAGGTAAAACAGCCATAGATACACCTCATGGTAAAAACTTGATTGGTGCTTTCTGGCAACCATCGTACATTTTTGTGGATTTGGCCTTTTTGACTACCTTGCCTCCGAGGGAGGTCAGTAACGGTATGGCTGAGGTCGTAAAG ACCGCCGCAATCTGGAAAGATGACGACTTTGCTCTTCTCGAATCTCGGTCAGCCGAAATCTCCCTCGCCGCATCTACCAAGCCCACCACTTCATCCACAGCCGGCCGATTCGCATCTGATCGATCACACGCTCAATCATTGCTCCTCCAGGTCGTCTCAGGATCGATCTACGTTAAAGCCCATATCGTCACTATCGACGAACGAGAAACAGGCTTACGAAATCTGGTCAATTTCGGTCATACAATTGGGCATGCTATTGAAGCTGTTCTCACTCCTGCAATGCTTCATGGTGAATGTGTATCTGTCGGTATCATTCTCGAAGCTGAGGTAGCTAGGCAACTCGGTATCCTCAGTCAAGTTGCTGTAGGAAGATTAACGAGATGTCTTCAAGCTTATGGATTGCCCATTTCGTTATCTGACCGAAGAATCACCTCTTTACCAGCTTCAAGCCAGCTCTCTGTAGACAGATTGTTGGATATAATGAGAATCGACAAGAAGAATTCTGGTCCAGCTAAGAAGATCGTACTTCTCTCAAGAATTGGTAAAACCTACGAAGAACGAGCTTCGGTCGTTGCGGATGAAGTGATAAGGCGAGTCCTGTGCGAAGCTGCTACAGTCATCTCTGGCATTCCTACCAAATCACCCATCACCATGGCTACACCAGGATCGAAGTCTATATCCAACAGAGCTCTTGTACTCGCCGCTTTAGCTACCGGAACTTGTAGAATCAGGAACTTGCTGCACTCCGATGACACTGCTGTCATGATGAACGCTCTTGTTGAGCTCAAG GGCGCAGTCTTCTcatgggaagatggaggtgacACTATCGTTgtcgaaggtggtggaggtacCCTTTCTGCTCCCGCCAAGGGCAAAGAGCTTTATCTCGGTAACGCCGGTACAGCTTCTCGATTCCTGACCACCGTCTGCGCTATGGTCTCTGGTGCCGCATCGACCGAGAaatccaccatcatcaccgGAAACGCAAGAATGAAACAACGACCTATCGGTCCATTAGTCGACGCGCTCTCCGCTAACGGAGCCAAGATCAAATACGTCGAAAGTGAAGGATGTCTTCCGCTAGATATTGAGACTGACGGATTCAAAGGTGGACACATCAAGCTTGCCGCCTCAGTATCAAGTCAATACGTCTCGTCTATTCTTCTTTGTGCACCCTATGCCGCCGAGGAAGTCGTCCTCGAATTGACAGGTGGTCAAGTCATCTCTCAACCGTACATCGATATGACAACAGCCATGATGGCACAATTCGGAATTGCCGTccaaagaaagaaagatgctTCAGGCAACCTATTGGACATCTACGTAATTCCCAAGGGAACTTACAAAAACCCTTCGGATTATTCAGTCGAATCAGACGCATCAAGTGCTACCTACCCCCTAGCCATTGCAGCTATCACCGGAACCACCTGTACCATCTCAAATAtcggttcatcatctttacaaGGAGATGCACGATTCGCTAAAGAAGTGTTAGAACCTATGGGATGTATTGTCGAACAAACTCTCACTTCGACCAAAGTTACTGGTCCCCCTGTCGGTCAGCTTAGAGCACTGGGCAATGTGGATATGGAACCTATGACGGACGCTTTCTTGACTGCTTCGGTCCTTGCTGCTGTTGCCAACACACCTGCTTTGCCTGAAAGACAAGTCGAAGGCCTTCCACCTGCGGCGTCAAGGATCTACGGTATTGCCAACCAGAGAGTGAAGGAATGTAATAGAATCAAAGCTATGAGAGATCAGTTGG CCAAATTTGGCGTGGAAACTGATGAGTTCGATGATGGAATCATCGTAATCGGTAAAGCTGCTACATCTCTTGCTCGAGGTGCATCAGTACACTGTTATGACGATCACCGAGTGGCAATGGCCTTCAGTGTCTTGGCTTGTATCATCGAAAAGACCATTATCGAAGAGAAGCGATGCGTTGAGAAGACATGGCCTAACTTCTGGGATGATCTTCAGAACAAG ATCGGTATACCTGTCGAAGGAGTCGAACTCGAAACTCATAAGCAAGCTTCCACCTCAGCCAAAGCTGTCACTCCCGtcgatcaacctcaatcCGAAcaccccatcttcatcatcggtaTGAGAGGTGCTGGCAAGACTTATATCGGTCGATTAGCTGCTGACGTACTTGGTGGAGAGTTTACCGATGCCGATGATACCTTTTTCGAGGAGACTAAACAGTCCGTCGCGGACTTTGTGGCTGCCAATAGCTGGGAAGAGTTCCGACGTGTGGAAACTGAAATATTAGGTAGATATATCCAGGAAAGAAAGGGTAATCATGTGATCGCTTTAGGTGGCGGTGTGGTTGAAACGGAAGTCGCACGACAGCTCCTTCAGTCACACGTCTCCAAAGGTGGTTTAGTTATCCATGTCACCCGAGCtctggaagatatcgataatttcctttcatccattGGTAATACCGCCTCTCGACCTAATTGGGGTGAGACTTTCGCCGATGTCTTCAAGCGAAGAGAGCCGTGGTATGCTTCATGTTCGAGCCATGAATTCTACAACGTCTTGGAACCGGTCGGTGGTCAGTCTCCTCAACAGCATGAACAAGCTATGAGAAGGGAGTGTGGAagattcttcaacttcatcaaAGGAATCGATTCGAACCGACCCAGATTGTCAGCAGATAGTCCAACGGCTTTCTTATCACTGACTTTCCCCGACATTACTCCTGCCTTGGCCCAGATCGACGAGTTGACGGAAGGTGCGGATGCTGTGGAACTCCGAGTGGATCTGCTCAATCCCACTGGAACAGCACCTACCACTCCTGATTTGCCGCCTCCCTCCTTTGTCGCCAAGCAACTTGCTTCCTTGCGACTCGCCACTTCCCTGCCTATCGTGTTCTCAGTGCGGTCGAaagatcaaggtggtatGGCACCATCGGACCAACCTGCCCTGTATCAATCGATGGTAGAATTAGGTATCCGATCGGCATGTGAATATGTGGATCTCGAAGTAGCTTGGCCTACCGATCTGCTTCAGACAGTATCaagaggtaaaggtaaatcacACATCATCGCATCTTGGCATGACTGGACTGGATCAATGGCATGGGACAAACAAGCTGTTCGATCTAAATATTCCTTATGTTCTAAATACGGTGATATAGTCAAGATAGTTGGTACGGCCAAGACTTTAACGGACAACTCGAAATTGTCCTTGTTTGCTGAAGAAATCAATTCTCAACCTGGATCCAAGCCACTCTTAGCTATCAACATGGGATCAGCCGGACAACTTTCGCGAGCTCTCAACCCGATACTCACTCCTGTCACACATGAACTACTTCCCTCCCGAGCTGCTCCTGGACAACTCACCGTAAAACAGGTATTGCAAATTAGAAATTCCATCGGATTGTTACCCGCCAAGAAGTTTTACTTATTTGGAAGTCCCATCGCTCATTCAGTCTCCCCAACACTCCATAATACCGGTTTCCAATCTTTAGGATACCCTCATCAATATGGATTACACGAATCAGACAAAGTAGATCAAGGAGTATTAGATATTATCAAATCCCCGGAATTTGGTGGAGCAAGTGTGACTATACCTTTGAAACTTGATATTATCCCTCATCTTGATTCTGTTTCTGAAGATGTGAAGATCATTGGTGCAGTAAATACCATTGTCCCCCAAGCCGATGGAAAACTACATGGTGAAAATACAGATTGGAAAGCGATCTATCAAGCTACCGTCTCAGACCTTCCTGCCAATACGAAAGTTGGTCAAAGTGAGGGATTGGTAATTGGTGCGGGGGGTACTTGCAGAGCAGCAATCTATGCTTTGTACAAAGTCGGAATCAAGACTATATACTTGTTTAATCGAACTTTGGAAAATGCCCTCAAAGTTAAAGATTCTTTCCCATCCAACTATAACATCGTGGTGGTAGATTCGTTCGATAAAGTCGTCAATCCTTCGGTAATAATTTCGACTGTTCCTGGAACTTCTTTGGTACTTCCCTCATCAAATGATGAAGGAATCAAGCTACCCGAGAGTCTGTTaggtaatggtaatggagGAGTGGTCATTGATTTGGCGTATAAACCTTACAGAACTGCTTTACTCGAATTAGCTGAGATTGCAGGTAAAGGTAGATGGAAGACCGTACCGGGTGTGGAGATACTGGTCTTACAGGGTTTGGTTCAGTTCCAGTTGTGGACTGGGAAGAGAGCACCGGAAAGGAAGATTAGAGAGAGTGTAATGAGCAAGTATCTTGGAAATTag